Proteins co-encoded in one bacterium genomic window:
- a CDS encoding type II secretion system protein produces MLRRILKSKVGFTLTELLLVTSILGAVSPAAYIGVKNKAYEISCMNNLKQIGTTLQMFELEQGTLPNAKFFPKNPNTDPGSIKVVLQNYGMPNEIFICPTAPQQLKDLGLTYLWNDEVNGKSLFSIQNPSQTWLMVDMTAAYEKATSHRNGYNILYANFQVNWSASPPFNPKTVEK; encoded by the coding sequence ATGCTAAGAAGAATTTTAAAATCCAAAGTGGGGTTTACTCTCACTGAATTATTATTAGTAACTTCTATATTGGGAGCTGTATCTCCTGCCGCATACATCGGAGTAAAAAACAAAGCATATGAAATCAGTTGCATGAACAACTTAAAACAAATCGGCACAACACTTCAAATGTTCGAATTGGAACAAGGGACATTACCCAATGCGAAATTTTTCCCGAAAAATCCCAACACCGACCCAGGAAGCATTAAAGTTGTTCTCCAAAATTACGGGATGCCAAATGAAATATTTATTTGCCCAACGGCACCCCAGCAATTAAAAGATTTGGGTTTAACTTATTTATGGAACGATGAAGTGAACGGGAAAAGTTTATTTTCAATCCAAAATCCTTCGCAAACATGGTTAATGGTAGATATGACTGCTGCCTATGAAAAAGCAACATCCCATAGGAACGGATACAATATACTTTATGCAAATTTTC